The Kitasatospora setae KM-6054 genome contains a region encoding:
- a CDS encoding HEPN-associated N-terminal domain-containing protein, with protein sequence MGMAKNQQIAEWEQGWSFSDGYVCANCVNDDALKATIKAKEQPDEQCNFCESSPAAELDVLVAAFVAGINTEYGDADNEGVWYDGREGGYQAPTIDTWDLVGNFSDVFCDNEDLIEAMRGAVEDRTWVDLYYAHDSPDEALSAAWESFCHEVQYKTRYVFWLRDDINEEKLWAGEVPAGVILDHIGALIQKLDLLRELPAGREFWRALPHEDREVTWGAGRLGTVPQKLANQANRMSPAGIPMFYGSDDAETAVQEAIVRTTSRWATSGSFALSQPCTVVDFTKLPDIPSMFDMERSDIRRPLMFLYDFVEILRKPVRQAYEQVDYVPTQVVTEYLLRIFGGGTLVSGLMYNSALTKRPCVVLDVPNENCVEQSDGWNLKPLTLGLVANSMQTWQIGKVASPAAEE encoded by the coding sequence ATGGGGATGGCCAAGAATCAGCAGATTGCAGAGTGGGAGCAGGGGTGGAGCTTCTCCGATGGGTACGTGTGTGCGAATTGCGTCAATGACGATGCCCTGAAGGCTACCATCAAGGCTAAAGAGCAGCCGGACGAGCAATGCAACTTCTGCGAAAGCTCGCCAGCCGCCGAGCTGGACGTCCTCGTAGCCGCGTTCGTTGCCGGCATCAATACCGAATACGGCGACGCCGATAACGAGGGTGTCTGGTACGACGGCCGGGAAGGTGGATATCAGGCGCCAACCATTGACACCTGGGATCTTGTCGGCAACTTCAGCGATGTATTCTGCGACAACGAAGACCTCATTGAGGCTATGCGCGGCGCTGTCGAAGACCGCACGTGGGTTGATCTCTACTACGCCCACGACAGCCCTGACGAGGCACTAAGTGCCGCCTGGGAAAGCTTCTGTCACGAGGTCCAGTACAAGACACGCTACGTCTTCTGGCTTCGGGACGATATCAACGAGGAGAAGCTGTGGGCCGGCGAGGTTCCTGCAGGCGTCATCCTCGACCACATCGGTGCCCTGATTCAGAAGCTAGATCTACTTAGAGAGCTGCCTGCCGGACGCGAATTCTGGCGCGCTTTGCCCCATGAGGATCGCGAGGTCACCTGGGGAGCAGGCAGGCTCGGCACCGTGCCGCAGAAGCTTGCCAATCAGGCCAACCGTATGAGTCCTGCGGGAATTCCGATGTTCTACGGGTCCGATGATGCTGAGACTGCAGTTCAAGAGGCCATAGTCCGTACGACTTCACGGTGGGCGACCTCGGGCAGCTTTGCCCTCTCACAGCCATGCACCGTTGTGGATTTCACTAAGCTCCCAGACATTCCCTCCATGTTCGACATGGAGCGCAGTGATATCCGCCGCCCGCTCATGTTCCTCTATGACTTCGTGGAAATACTGCGAAAGCCGGTTCGACAGGCTTACGAGCAAGTCGACTACGTGCCGACTCAGGTTGTGACGGAGTACCTGCTGAGGATCTTTGGCGGAGGTACGCTGGTGTCGGGCCTGATGTACAACTCGGCACTCACCAAGCGCCCCTGCGTGGTTCTTGATGTCCCGAACGAGAACTGTGTCGAGCAGTCTGACGGGTGGAACCTGAAGCCGCTGACTCTCGGCCTAGTCGCCAACTCGATGCAAACCTGGCAGATCGGCAAGGTAGCCAGCCCCGCCGCAGAGGAATAG
- a CDS encoding recombinase family protein, translating into MPHDYIAARAAAEAKAALPLKADIWVKYARKSSEGTERQSLSIPSQLQQIDSLFPALDYLDEPVTESKSAFHPGRKKFGWIIEQVEAGEITGIVSWHPNRLSRNPHDAATIVRLIAEDKLDLKFVTFSFEKTPEGLLLLEQILSQGRYESLRLARDVARGTTTKVEQGWYPGPVPLGYKTDGDRKRKGERTIVVDEFRMPIIERGLKHALTGNYTVAELHGLMASDWGLTTRKTEKRGSQPIGYLGVWGMLRNVFYTGHFLWKGELRRGKHKAVITLQQYERLQEIFRHTSYGDSRRKPSKRGYIKYSGLLTCLPCGRAITATEKRKYYPNTQREASYIYYHCSRGTRRTCTEHPISEPKLTDKILSDITGYRFMAEYRDLAFDLLIKDFQAKNQDRLKEVEGHKREVSKLEDEARTLTKMRTAGELDAEGFKIYYTECQQRILALKKIISREPELDWDKLVGSIKAIHFALGLEEAYTAADPAAQRRLLIELASTASLDRGKVHIEAKKWLRPLHAAYIPAEASYELDRTSDFGSPKAKSDSFRHRSLLWCARAKTVAYLVEEELRAGRSVHPDLELPDDLICRISKIRPEQTARGSA; encoded by the coding sequence ATGCCACATGACTATATCGCCGCCCGAGCTGCCGCTGAGGCCAAAGCAGCTCTACCGCTTAAGGCGGATATTTGGGTCAAGTACGCGCGCAAGTCGAGTGAGGGAACAGAGCGCCAATCTCTCTCAATCCCTTCTCAGCTCCAACAGATAGACTCCCTGTTTCCCGCCCTCGACTACCTTGATGAACCGGTTACCGAGAGCAAGAGCGCCTTCCATCCCGGACGCAAGAAGTTCGGCTGGATCATTGAGCAGGTAGAGGCCGGCGAGATCACTGGCATTGTGTCCTGGCATCCGAACCGGCTGTCAAGGAACCCGCATGATGCCGCCACTATCGTCCGACTCATCGCAGAAGACAAGCTGGATCTAAAGTTCGTCACTTTCTCGTTTGAGAAAACCCCTGAGGGACTTCTGCTGCTTGAGCAGATCTTGTCTCAAGGCCGGTACGAGTCCCTGCGGCTTGCTCGGGACGTCGCACGCGGAACCACTACCAAGGTTGAACAAGGCTGGTACCCAGGGCCAGTGCCACTGGGATACAAGACGGACGGCGACCGCAAGCGCAAAGGCGAGCGCACCATCGTAGTTGATGAATTTCGGATGCCGATCATCGAGCGCGGCCTGAAACATGCCCTGACCGGAAACTACACCGTTGCCGAGCTTCATGGCCTCATGGCCAGCGACTGGGGTCTCACAACTCGTAAGACAGAGAAACGTGGTAGCCAGCCAATCGGCTACCTGGGAGTTTGGGGCATGCTCCGTAACGTCTTCTACACAGGTCACTTTTTATGGAAAGGAGAGTTACGCAGAGGAAAGCACAAGGCAGTCATCACGCTTCAGCAGTACGAGCGGTTACAAGAAATCTTCCGCCATACCTCGTATGGCGACTCCAGACGCAAGCCGTCTAAACGTGGATACATCAAGTACTCCGGCCTTCTGACTTGCCTGCCATGCGGACGAGCTATTACCGCGACAGAGAAACGCAAGTACTACCCGAACACGCAGCGCGAGGCTTCCTATATCTACTACCACTGCTCGCGCGGCACTCGCAGGACCTGCACCGAGCACCCGATTAGTGAGCCGAAGCTCACGGACAAGATCCTGTCAGACATCACCGGCTATCGCTTCATGGCCGAATACCGCGATCTGGCATTCGATCTTCTCATCAAAGACTTCCAGGCCAAGAATCAGGATCGCCTCAAAGAGGTTGAGGGGCACAAGCGCGAGGTATCGAAACTGGAGGACGAGGCGCGCACCCTTACTAAAATGCGCACGGCCGGCGAACTAGATGCCGAAGGATTCAAGATCTACTACACCGAGTGCCAGCAGCGGATCTTGGCCTTGAAGAAAATCATCAGTCGAGAGCCAGAGTTGGACTGGGATAAGCTCGTCGGGTCGATCAAAGCTATCCACTTCGCGCTAGGCCTCGAAGAGGCGTACACCGCCGCAGATCCTGCGGCGCAACGGCGCCTGCTGATCGAACTAGCTAGCACGGCATCCCTCGATCGCGGAAAAGTGCATATTGAAGCCAAAAAATGGCTGCGCCCACTTCACGCCGCATACATTCCCGCCGAAGCATCCTACGAGCTTGATCGAACCAGTGATTTCGGCTCCCCCAAAGCAAAAAGCGACAGCTTTCGCCATCGCTCCTTGCTCTGGTGCGCGAGAGCAAAGACTGTCGCATACCTCGTCGAAGAGGAGCTGCGAGCAGGAAGATCAGTGCACCCGGATCTCGAACTGCCAGATGATCTGATATGCAGAATCTCTAAAATTAGACCTGAGCAGACAGCGCGAGGCTCCGCATGA
- a CDS encoding DUF932 domain-containing protein: MPANVDSMFSVREMPWHREGTVLDQHPTTWEEARPLAGLDWDVITETVYELVTVDAHGQPHYAPVEGWQRFAHSKTGKTLWISRDSYELIGMAEMGEIMHVVLKQPNLLWETGGSIDGGRQVWCLVLLDEPIQLPGDSSFTLPYMALTNRFGQAGGCTLRATAVRIVCGNTFRAAELEGERTGATYSFIHKRNWREHLEDARLAVTGARQEFKDYQEWATELLGIRVTPPQRELFVREFIPMPPEGLVTDRVARNVEEARKAVRGILASPTTEPVAHTAYGLVQAAGEYLDHVRRSRSWETKLNRTLIKPEPLKAQALKLVREVVLA, translated from the coding sequence ATGCCTGCCAACGTTGACTCGATGTTCTCCGTCCGCGAGATGCCCTGGCACCGCGAGGGAACCGTTTTGGACCAGCACCCCACCACCTGGGAGGAGGCCCGGCCCTTGGCCGGCCTCGACTGGGACGTCATCACCGAGACCGTCTACGAGCTGGTCACGGTGGACGCCCACGGCCAGCCGCACTACGCGCCGGTCGAGGGCTGGCAGCGCTTCGCCCACTCCAAGACGGGCAAGACGCTGTGGATCTCCCGCGACAGCTACGAGCTGATCGGCATGGCCGAGATGGGCGAGATCATGCACGTCGTGCTGAAGCAGCCCAACCTGCTCTGGGAGACCGGCGGCTCCATTGACGGCGGTCGCCAGGTCTGGTGCCTGGTCCTGCTGGACGAGCCGATCCAGCTGCCCGGTGACAGCTCGTTCACTCTGCCGTACATGGCCCTGACCAACCGGTTCGGCCAGGCCGGCGGCTGCACCCTGCGAGCCACTGCGGTTCGCATCGTCTGTGGCAACACCTTCCGCGCCGCCGAGCTGGAGGGCGAGCGCACCGGCGCCACCTACTCCTTCATTCACAAGCGCAACTGGCGCGAGCACCTGGAAGACGCCCGCCTGGCCGTCACCGGCGCGCGCCAGGAGTTCAAGGACTACCAGGAGTGGGCCACCGAACTGCTCGGTATCCGGGTCACCCCGCCGCAGCGCGAGCTGTTCGTCCGGGAGTTCATCCCGATGCCGCCCGAGGGCCTGGTGACCGACCGCGTCGCCCGCAACGTCGAGGAGGCCCGCAAGGCCGTCCGCGGCATTCTCGCGTCGCCGACCACCGAGCCCGTCGCGCACACCGCCTACGGCCTCGTGCAGGCCGCCGGCGAGTACCTCGACCACGTCCGGAGGTCCAGGAGCTGGGAGACCAAACTCAACCGGACACTCATCAAGCCCGAGCCGCTGAAGGCTCAGGCGCTGAAGCTGGTGCGAGAAGTCGTACTGGCGTAA
- a CDS encoding replication-relaxation family protein yields MRWFPDGDRKWNRSRPPVGSSAIWKSTDGLYDISASAAFSLTCENRAIETLGFRSILPTHPMYHSDNLLPPERALVSTLARVRVATVNQLSQVVSGGADWRTGVRRTRIRLDRLVRFGVIRRFPNTSEERSAGPAGYVYALTAAGLRLAGAQTPTAQRRAWQPKPLTLSHWLAISELYVQLTAAVRSTSTELTDFEVEADARRTFHDFAGRHVLRPDALVRLANPTLRWSYFIEVDRSTESPRRLAEKCQAYRAYELVGDEQLLHGVFPLVVFVVPDEHRAQAVRRVTQAQPADARDLFLVVTQTEAIRLLASPTTE; encoded by the coding sequence ATGCGCTGGTTCCCTGATGGGGACCGTAAGTGGAACCGAAGTCGTCCGCCCGTCGGCTCCAGTGCTATCTGGAAATCCACCGATGGCCTGTACGACATATCTGCTTCCGCAGCCTTTTCATTAACCTGCGAGAACCGTGCCATCGAAACTCTAGGCTTCCGCTCAATTCTGCCGACCCACCCGATGTACCACTCTGACAACCTGCTGCCGCCGGAACGAGCCCTTGTCTCGACGCTGGCCAGAGTCCGGGTTGCCACCGTGAACCAGCTGTCCCAGGTGGTGAGTGGCGGTGCCGACTGGAGGACCGGCGTTCGCCGTACTCGCATCCGCCTTGACCGGCTCGTCCGGTTCGGCGTGATCCGCCGGTTCCCGAACACCTCCGAGGAGCGCAGCGCTGGCCCTGCTGGCTACGTCTACGCCCTCACCGCGGCTGGCCTGCGTCTCGCTGGCGCCCAGACTCCTACCGCCCAGCGCCGAGCCTGGCAGCCGAAGCCGCTAACGCTGAGCCACTGGCTGGCGATCTCCGAGCTGTACGTCCAGCTCACCGCGGCCGTGCGGTCGACCAGCACCGAGCTGACCGACTTCGAGGTCGAGGCGGACGCCCGTCGCACCTTCCACGACTTCGCCGGCCGCCACGTTCTCCGCCCGGACGCCTTGGTTCGGCTGGCCAACCCGACGCTTCGCTGGTCGTACTTCATCGAGGTCGACCGCAGCACCGAGAGCCCCCGCCGGCTCGCCGAGAAGTGCCAGGCCTACCGGGCCTACGAGCTGGTCGGCGACGAGCAGCTGCTGCACGGCGTCTTCCCCCTGGTCGTCTTCGTCGTGCCCGACGAGCACCGCGCCCAGGCCGTCCGCCGCGTCACCCAAGCTCAGCCGGCCGACGCCCGCGACCTCTTCCTGGTCGTCACCCAGACCGAGGCCATCCGCCTGTTGGCCAGCCCCACAACCGAATAG
- a CDS encoding type IV secretory system conjugative DNA transfer family protein, with product MTIEQVTAFMRSLGRLRLSRGWLYGRDSVVFEGIGQRGRIEHRLRLPRYEADVLLRQLRGVVPGLRTTLIPEPALPKANWLRRIHLTTTARPVRTDVAGDFAVSLLNTLQPLLQGETLAYQLVVFPVATPSWRPPDGPAPQLLPPWLQHLVQLLLAAPPPPSGPRALAGLQAKTAEPWFGVVGTVGAAAVPRSRAHLLAGRVMAALHLLDQDGAALVPRWLPARAHRWLARAATSPPLGRPAYVNAKEAATLVAWPVSAPTVPGLELTGSRLFPPVRSLPTTGRVIGNALYDGQPGRPVAISATDSLMHHLITGSTGTGKSTLLLNLLTQDMRAGRAVVLIDPGGDLARDVVDQVPAERLDDLIVLDAADARPVGLNPLDCEPADAELVADQVLEILRAHAESWGPRLEEILKSSLVLLAATPGMTLVELPLLLTDGRFRRQLLAGLDPVFQPTVGRFFARFESWTDGERDQAVSAVLNKVSPLTDRRQLRAILGQSKPWWSIQEVIDNHKILVVSLPSGQIGSLAADLLGSLVVQMLWNAAQRRSAVAREQRQLALLYVDEAARFLRNGVNLADMLARARGSYLGIVAVLQHLGQVPAWLRAALLSEARTKTAFQPGPDDAATLAKTFGPPVKPEDLLNLDARTALAAVVVGGHASPVVTISTSPPPHAMGRGPAVLEASRQQYGRTVADVEQEIASRQSAGDPGPRGHALVP from the coding sequence TTGACCATCGAGCAAGTCACGGCTTTCATGCGTTCCCTTGGACGGTTACGCCTCAGCCGTGGCTGGCTGTACGGCCGGGACAGCGTGGTGTTCGAGGGCATCGGGCAACGCGGTCGGATTGAACACCGGCTGCGGTTGCCCCGCTACGAGGCCGACGTGCTGCTGAGGCAGCTGCGCGGCGTCGTTCCGGGACTTCGGACAACCCTCATCCCTGAGCCGGCCTTACCCAAGGCCAACTGGCTCCGTCGGATTCACCTGACCACCACCGCTCGCCCTGTGCGGACGGACGTGGCCGGCGACTTCGCCGTGAGCCTGCTCAACACACTCCAGCCCTTGCTACAGGGCGAGACGCTGGCCTACCAGCTGGTCGTCTTCCCCGTCGCCACACCCTCGTGGCGACCGCCCGACGGCCCAGCTCCTCAGCTGCTGCCGCCGTGGCTTCAGCACCTGGTGCAGCTGCTCTTGGCAGCACCGCCACCACCCAGCGGACCGCGTGCCCTGGCCGGCCTCCAAGCGAAGACGGCCGAGCCCTGGTTCGGCGTGGTGGGCACCGTTGGTGCTGCTGCTGTTCCTCGCTCCCGCGCGCACCTGCTCGCCGGGCGGGTGATGGCAGCCCTCCACCTTCTCGACCAAGACGGCGCCGCGCTGGTACCGCGCTGGCTGCCCGCCCGAGCACATCGGTGGTTGGCCCGCGCAGCGACTTCGCCGCCGCTCGGTCGACCGGCCTACGTCAACGCGAAGGAAGCCGCGACGTTGGTGGCCTGGCCCGTCTCGGCTCCAACCGTTCCTGGCTTGGAACTGACGGGCAGCCGACTGTTCCCGCCGGTTCGGTCGCTCCCGACCACCGGCCGGGTCATCGGCAACGCCCTCTACGACGGCCAACCCGGGCGCCCGGTAGCGATCTCCGCCACCGACAGCCTGATGCACCACCTCATCACCGGGTCTACCGGGACCGGCAAGAGCACCCTGCTGCTCAACCTGCTCACGCAAGACATGCGGGCGGGAAGGGCGGTCGTGCTCATCGACCCCGGCGGAGACCTGGCGCGCGACGTGGTGGACCAAGTGCCGGCCGAGCGCCTGGACGACCTGATCGTCCTCGACGCCGCCGACGCTCGTCCGGTGGGACTCAACCCGCTGGACTGCGAACCGGCCGACGCCGAGCTGGTCGCCGACCAGGTACTGGAGATCCTGCGCGCCCATGCCGAGAGCTGGGGCCCCAGGCTCGAAGAGATCCTGAAGTCCTCGCTCGTCCTGCTGGCTGCCACCCCGGGCATGACTCTGGTCGAGCTGCCGCTGCTGCTGACCGACGGACGTTTCCGCCGCCAGCTGCTGGCCGGTCTCGACCCGGTGTTCCAGCCGACCGTCGGGCGGTTCTTCGCCCGCTTCGAGTCCTGGACCGACGGCGAGCGCGACCAGGCCGTCTCGGCCGTCCTCAACAAGGTGTCGCCGCTGACCGATCGCCGGCAGCTGCGCGCCATCCTGGGGCAGTCGAAGCCGTGGTGGTCCATCCAAGAGGTGATCGACAACCACAAGATCCTCGTGGTGTCGCTGCCCTCGGGCCAGATCGGATCGCTGGCCGCCGACCTGCTCGGCAGTCTGGTGGTCCAGATGCTCTGGAACGCGGCCCAGCGGCGCAGCGCCGTTGCCCGTGAGCAGCGGCAGCTGGCCCTGCTGTATGTGGACGAGGCGGCCCGGTTCCTGCGCAACGGCGTGAATCTGGCCGACATGCTGGCCCGCGCTCGCGGTAGCTACCTCGGCATCGTGGCAGTGCTCCAGCACCTGGGCCAAGTGCCCGCCTGGCTGCGCGCCGCGCTCTTGAGCGAGGCCAGAACGAAGACGGCCTTCCAGCCCGGTCCCGACGACGCTGCGACGTTGGCCAAGACGTTCGGTCCGCCGGTGAAGCCGGAAGACCTGCTGAACCTCGACGCCCGCACCGCGCTCGCCGCGGTGGTCGTGGGCGGCCACGCCAGCCCGGTCGTCACCATCTCAACCAGTCCACCGCCGCACGCTATGGGGAGGGGGCCTGCTGTCCTCGAAGCCTCCCGCCAGCAGTACGGCCGCACCGTGGCCGACGTGGAGCAGGAGATCGCCAGCCGCCAGTCAGCCGGCGACCCCGGCCCGCGTGGCCATGCGCTGGTTCCCTGA
- a CDS encoding NUDIX hydrolase, translating to MSTKPGIAAAIVVQDDRVLMVQRRVKEGELSWQFPAGEVEAGESPEAAAVRETAEEVGLTVKAVRPLGERVHPKTGRQMSYTACEVVSGTATVVDTEELAELAWITHEQISEFVPYGLFEPVQAYLDEQLLHE from the coding sequence GTGAGTACGAAACCGGGCATCGCCGCCGCCATCGTGGTCCAGGACGACCGCGTTCTGATGGTCCAGCGGCGGGTCAAAGAAGGTGAGCTGTCGTGGCAGTTCCCGGCCGGTGAGGTCGAGGCCGGCGAATCGCCGGAAGCAGCTGCTGTCCGCGAGACCGCCGAGGAGGTCGGCCTGACGGTGAAGGCCGTCCGCCCGCTCGGCGAGCGCGTTCACCCGAAGACCGGTCGGCAGATGTCGTACACCGCCTGCGAGGTGGTCAGCGGCACGGCCACGGTGGTCGACACCGAGGAGCTGGCCGAGCTGGCATGGATCACGCACGAGCAGATCTCCGAGTTCGTGCCGTACGGGCTGTTCGAGCCGGTGCAGGCGTACCTGGACGAACAGCTGCTGCACGAGTAG
- a CDS encoding RibD family protein translates to MRSENRSPTDDFSCPGLGIPSPTTQLDQSHRYCVYTTDSGALKLRDTLDGLADVVSTGDTVDFGLMLEDLAARGVQRLMVEGGGQIHTQFLSLGLADEIHLAVAPLLVGDAGAPRFVYPAEFPGGSTHRMKLLGTETVGDVVLLRYAPKEPTA, encoded by the coding sequence ATCCGATCCGAGAACCGGTCACCCACCGACGACTTCAGCTGTCCAGGCCTTGGCATACCCAGCCCAACGACCCAACTGGACCAAAGTCACCGGTATTGCGTCTACACCACCGACTCTGGCGCGCTGAAGCTGCGCGACACCCTGGATGGCCTGGCCGACGTGGTCAGCACCGGCGACACGGTCGACTTCGGCCTGATGCTCGAAGACCTGGCTGCTCGCGGCGTGCAGCGGCTCATGGTCGAGGGCGGCGGCCAGATCCACACTCAGTTCCTGAGCCTCGGCCTGGCCGACGAGATCCACTTGGCCGTGGCACCCCTGTTGGTGGGTGACGCTGGCGCACCGCGCTTCGTCTACCCGGCTGAGTTCCCCGGCGGCAGCACGCACCGGATGAAGCTGCTGGGCACCGAGACGGTGGGCGACGTGGTGCTGCTGCGCTACGCCCCGAAGGAACCCACAGCGTGA
- a CDS encoding IS4 family transposase, which yields MPRPGQLKSSVGDRFSDRIALGVLTRAYPPELIDEVVAACGRTEQRSRLLPARVVVYFVLAMCLFFGQGYEEVARLLVQGLERESRWANGWRVPTTAAIGRARLRLGPEPLRALFARVCRPVAAEHTQGAWYRRWRLVAVDGTTFDLPDTAANAEFFGRPGTSRGQGRSAYPQARVAALAECGTHAIFAAEVASLSVHETALAERLFPALAEDMLVLADRGFCGLDLWRSARAGGADLLWRVRSVAVLPVIAPLHDGSYLSEIVAARDRNRREDPERVRVIEYTIGSRGGDGTVYRLITSILDPADAPAGELAALYAQRWEIENTLDELKNHQGAPGLVLRSQHPRGVEQEIFAFLLVHHALRDLMHQAAMRGGHDPDRISFARTLRVVRRHVTGQAALSPLPTGPGTHSEPA from the coding sequence ATGCCAAGGCCTGGACAGCTGAAGTCGTCGGTGGGTGACCGGTTCTCGGATCGGATCGCGTTGGGGGTGCTGACGCGCGCCTATCCGCCGGAGTTGATCGACGAGGTCGTTGCCGCGTGCGGTCGGACCGAGCAGCGGAGTCGACTGCTGCCCGCTCGGGTGGTGGTCTACTTCGTCCTGGCGATGTGCCTCTTCTTCGGCCAGGGATACGAGGAGGTGGCCCGGCTTCTCGTCCAGGGGCTGGAGCGGGAGAGCCGCTGGGCGAACGGTTGGCGGGTGCCGACGACGGCGGCGATCGGACGGGCCCGCCTGCGGCTGGGCCCGGAGCCGCTACGGGCCCTGTTCGCCCGGGTCTGCCGGCCGGTGGCGGCCGAGCATACGCAGGGCGCCTGGTACCGGCGGTGGCGGCTGGTCGCGGTGGACGGCACGACGTTCGATCTGCCGGACACGGCGGCGAACGCCGAGTTCTTCGGACGGCCCGGCACCAGCCGAGGGCAGGGCCGAAGCGCCTATCCGCAAGCGAGAGTCGCGGCGCTGGCCGAATGCGGCACCCACGCGATCTTCGCAGCGGAAGTCGCCTCGCTGTCCGTCCACGAGACCGCCCTGGCCGAGCGGCTGTTCCCCGCCCTGGCCGAGGACATGCTCGTGCTCGCCGACCGGGGCTTTTGCGGCCTGGACCTGTGGCGGTCCGCCCGGGCCGGCGGGGCCGACCTGCTGTGGCGGGTCAGGAGCGTCGCCGTGCTGCCGGTCATTGCCCCGCTCCACGACGGCTCCTACCTGTCCGAGATCGTCGCCGCCCGCGACAGGAACCGGCGGGAGGACCCGGAGCGGGTGCGGGTCATCGAGTACACGATCGGCTCGCGCGGTGGCGACGGCACCGTCTACCGGCTGATCACCAGCATCCTTGACCCGGCCGACGCCCCGGCGGGCGAGCTCGCCGCCCTCTACGCCCAGAGGTGGGAGATCGAGAACACCCTCGACGAGCTCAAGAACCACCAGGGCGCACCCGGGCTCGTGCTGCGTTCCCAGCACCCGCGCGGAGTCGAGCAGGAGATCTTCGCGTTCCTGCTCGTCCACCACGCCCTGCGCGACCTGATGCACCAGGCCGCCATGCGAGGCGGGCACGATCCCGACCGGATCTCCTTCGCCCGCACCCTTCGAGTCGTCCGCCGCCACGTCACCGGGCAGGCGGCCCTTTCCCCCCTCCCGACTGGCCCGGGCACTCACTCAGAGCCTGCGTGA
- a CDS encoding RibD family protein has product MAERPFVLLSVATSVDGYIDDTSSQRLLLSNADDFDRVDQVRAESDAILIGGNTLRSDNPRLLVNSDDRRAARVAAGKPEYPLKVTITASGDLDRDLKFWHFGDKKVVYTQYR; this is encoded by the coding sequence ATGGCCGAGCGCCCCTTCGTCCTGCTGAGCGTCGCCACGTCGGTGGACGGGTACATCGACGACACCTCGTCGCAGCGGCTCCTGCTGTCGAATGCGGACGACTTCGACCGGGTTGACCAGGTCAGGGCCGAGTCGGACGCCATCCTCATCGGCGGCAACACCCTGCGCAGCGACAACCCGCGGCTCCTGGTCAACAGCGACGACCGTCGGGCCGCGCGAGTCGCGGCCGGCAAGCCGGAGTACCCGCTCAAGGTCACCATCACGGCCAGCGGCGACCTGGACCGCGACCTCAAGTTCTGGCACTTCGGTGACAAGAAGGTCGTCTACACCCAATACCGGTGA